The following proteins are encoded in a genomic region of Necator americanus strain Aroian chromosome II, whole genome shotgun sequence:
- a CDS encoding hypothetical protein (NECATOR_CHRII.G5670.T2), with the protein MLSHKKGKEQNGRKEQHKFGELDVSSMRKYHSFIRSLVHSFIPFIHTCQLNHQLIEFIQITNDEVESPFFTRRCRDQRFLRRKRSSEDPELVGQTNREIWSENASRFLILRMSYQTSPCQASKSFQHTVKELQTGKQFDCHPRRVRSMQCAVSLEASPHESEVVQISGELFL; encoded by the exons ATGTTGAGCCACAAAAAAG GTAAGGAGCAAAATGGTCGAAAGGAACAGCACAAATTTGGCGAACTTGATGTCTCGTCGATGCGGAAATATCATTCGTTCATCCGTTCcctcgttcattcattcattccatttaTTCATACGTGCCAATTGAATCATCAATTGATTGAATTCATTCAAATAACGAATGACGAA GTAGAATCGCCCTTCTTCACTCGCCGATGTCGAGATCAGAGATTCCTGAGAAGGAAGCGGTCGTCAGAAGATCCCGAGCTTGTTGGCCAAACTAACAGAGAAATAT GGTCTGAAAATGCGTCGAGGTTTCTGATACTACGCATGTCCTACCAAACTtctccttgccaagcctcgaAATCGTTCCAGCACACCGTGAAAGAGCTCCAAACAGGAAAACAATTTG ATTGTCATCCTAGGCGAGTAAGATCTATGCAATGTGCAGTGtccttagaggcatcaccccacgaatctgaggtggtgcagatttcaggtgaactattcttataa
- a CDS encoding hypothetical protein (NECATOR_CHRII.G5670.T1): protein MLSHKKGKEQNGRKEQHKFGELDVSSMRKYHSFIRSLVHSFIPFIHTCQLNHQLIEFIQITNDEGPSMQTLPTDCKSIGSDLNLLGCHKAWLDQGRDYKERE, encoded by the exons ATGTTGAGCCACAAAAAAG GTAAGGAGCAAAATGGTCGAAAGGAACAGCACAAATTTGGCGAACTTGATGTCTCGTCGATGCGGAAATATCATTCGTTCATCCGTTCcctcgttcattcattcattccatttaTTCATACGTGCCAATTGAATCATCAATTGATTGAATTCATTCAAATAACGAATGACGAA GGCCCGTCTATGCAAACACTACCAACCGATTGTAAAAGTATAGGTTCTGATCTGAATCTGCTTGGCTGCCACAAAGCGTGGCTCGACCAAGGACGCGATTATAAAGAGAGggagtga